In Columba livia isolate bColLiv1 breed racing homer chromosome 25, bColLiv1.pat.W.v2, whole genome shotgun sequence, the following proteins share a genomic window:
- the C25H8orf58 gene encoding uncharacterized protein C8orf58 homolog isoform X2, with amino-acid sequence MLRRRGAFSVEPLRDGPWETAESCVVPTSASVYRRLQESPRQPPGGLSTWGPPPAPALSPGSPLASGRLLKSESEDSGVEMASNEHSPCTPLGSESSFSLDGFPPEKKSPPREEPGPEPPRTPRSRSGSKKLLQAAQRSKRQRLPGRCPRLRGEHAWDPREQEEPSTADPEAAAVPGQGLRYLEHVCQMLERLARLQQDNRLLRQQVGDARSTRPDATPTRDPPGQDPAVWRGERFRPRSCSDSQAPAPDPGPCRRMWGHSASSPSLLDPPESGVGAPAADKDRHSHWGRVKVLLTRLTRRSLRGGRCR; translated from the exons ATGTTGCGTCGCCGCGGAGCTTTCAGCGTGGAGCCGCTCCGCG ATGGTCCCTGGGAGACAGCGGAGAGCTGCGTGGTACCCACCTCCGCCAGCGTCTACCGGCGGCTGCAGGAGAGCCCGCGGCAGCCCCCGGGGGGCTTGAGCacctggggaccccccccagcaccagccctcTCCCCTGGTAGCCCCCTGGCAAGCGGGCGGCTCCTCAAGTCCGAATCGGAGGACTCCGGGGTGGAGATGGCCAGCAACGAGCactccccctgcacccccctgGGCTCTGAGAGCAGTTTCTCCCTCGACGGCTTCCCCCCGGAGAAGAAGAGCCCCCCCAGAGAGGAGCCGGGCCCCGAGCCCCCCCGGACGCCCCGCAGCCGCTCGGGTAGCAagaagctgctgcaggcagctcagCGCAGCAAGAGGCAGCGGCTGCCCGGGCGCTGCCCACGGCTGCGGGGAGAACACGCGTGGGACCCCCgggagcaggaggagcccaGCACGGCGGACCCCGAGGCAGcg GCTGtgcctgggcaggggctgcggtACCTGGAGCACGTCTGCCAGATGCTGGAGCGCCTGGCCCGGCTGCAGCAGGACAACCGGCTCCTCCGGCAGCAGGTGGGGGATGCCAGGAGCACCCGCCCTGACGCCACG CCCACTCGGGACCCCCCGGGACAAGATCCCGCAGTGTGGAGGGGTGAGCGGTTCCGCCCGCGCTCCTGCTCGGACAGCCAAGCGCCAG CGCCTGACCCTGGCCCATGCCGGAGGATGTGGGGACACTCTGCCAGTTCTCCTAGCCTGCTGGACCCCCCCGAGAGTGGGGTGGGCGCCCCTGCAGCAGACAAG GACAGGCACTCGCACTGGGGCCGGGTGAAGGTTCTGCTCACCCGCCTGACCCGCCGCTCGCTGCGGGGGGGCCGGTGCAGGTAG
- the C25H8orf58 gene encoding uncharacterized protein C8orf58 homolog isoform X1 produces the protein MWGGSRAGWKRRFSCYGPWETAESCVVPTSASVYRRLQESPRQPPGGLSTWGPPPAPALSPGSPLASGRLLKSESEDSGVEMASNEHSPCTPLGSESSFSLDGFPPEKKSPPREEPGPEPPRTPRSRSGSKKLLQAAQRSKRQRLPGRCPRLRGEHAWDPREQEEPSTADPEAAAVPGQGLRYLEHVCQMLERLARLQQDNRLLRQQVGDARSTRPDATPTRDPPGQDPAVWRGERFRPRSCSDSQAPAPDPGPCRRMWGHSASSPSLLDPPESGVGAPAADKDRHSHWGRVKVLLTRLTRRSLRGGRCR, from the exons ATGTGGGGGGGCTCCCGTGCTGGCTGGAAGAGGAGGTTCAGCTGCT ATGGTCCCTGGGAGACAGCGGAGAGCTGCGTGGTACCCACCTCCGCCAGCGTCTACCGGCGGCTGCAGGAGAGCCCGCGGCAGCCCCCGGGGGGCTTGAGCacctggggaccccccccagcaccagccctcTCCCCTGGTAGCCCCCTGGCAAGCGGGCGGCTCCTCAAGTCCGAATCGGAGGACTCCGGGGTGGAGATGGCCAGCAACGAGCactccccctgcacccccctgGGCTCTGAGAGCAGTTTCTCCCTCGACGGCTTCCCCCCGGAGAAGAAGAGCCCCCCCAGAGAGGAGCCGGGCCCCGAGCCCCCCCGGACGCCCCGCAGCCGCTCGGGTAGCAagaagctgctgcaggcagctcagCGCAGCAAGAGGCAGCGGCTGCCCGGGCGCTGCCCACGGCTGCGGGGAGAACACGCGTGGGACCCCCgggagcaggaggagcccaGCACGGCGGACCCCGAGGCAGcg GCTGtgcctgggcaggggctgcggtACCTGGAGCACGTCTGCCAGATGCTGGAGCGCCTGGCCCGGCTGCAGCAGGACAACCGGCTCCTCCGGCAGCAGGTGGGGGATGCCAGGAGCACCCGCCCTGACGCCACG CCCACTCGGGACCCCCCGGGACAAGATCCCGCAGTGTGGAGGGGTGAGCGGTTCCGCCCGCGCTCCTGCTCGGACAGCCAAGCGCCAG CGCCTGACCCTGGCCCATGCCGGAGGATGTGGGGACACTCTGCCAGTTCTCCTAGCCTGCTGGACCCCCCCGAGAGTGGGGTGGGCGCCCCTGCAGCAGACAAG GACAGGCACTCGCACTGGGGCCGGGTGAAGGTTCTGCTCACCCGCCTGACCCGCCGCTCGCTGCGGGGGGGCCGGTGCAGGTAG
- the C25H8orf58 gene encoding uncharacterized protein C8orf58 homolog isoform X3: MWGGSRAGWKRRFSCYGPWETAESCVVPTSASVYRRLQESPRQPPGGLSTWGPPPAPALSPGSPLASGRLLKSESEDSGVEMASNEHSPCTPLGSESSFSLDGFPPEKKSPPREEPGPEPPRTPRSRSGSKKLLQAAQRSKRQRLPGRCPRLRGEHAWDPREQEEPSTADPEAAAVPGQGLRYLEHVCQMLERLARLQQDNRLLRQQPTRDPPGQDPAVWRGERFRPRSCSDSQAPAPDPGPCRRMWGHSASSPSLLDPPESGVGAPAADKDRHSHWGRVKVLLTRLTRRSLRGGRCR; the protein is encoded by the exons ATGTGGGGGGGCTCCCGTGCTGGCTGGAAGAGGAGGTTCAGCTGCT ATGGTCCCTGGGAGACAGCGGAGAGCTGCGTGGTACCCACCTCCGCCAGCGTCTACCGGCGGCTGCAGGAGAGCCCGCGGCAGCCCCCGGGGGGCTTGAGCacctggggaccccccccagcaccagccctcTCCCCTGGTAGCCCCCTGGCAAGCGGGCGGCTCCTCAAGTCCGAATCGGAGGACTCCGGGGTGGAGATGGCCAGCAACGAGCactccccctgcacccccctgGGCTCTGAGAGCAGTTTCTCCCTCGACGGCTTCCCCCCGGAGAAGAAGAGCCCCCCCAGAGAGGAGCCGGGCCCCGAGCCCCCCCGGACGCCCCGCAGCCGCTCGGGTAGCAagaagctgctgcaggcagctcagCGCAGCAAGAGGCAGCGGCTGCCCGGGCGCTGCCCACGGCTGCGGGGAGAACACGCGTGGGACCCCCgggagcaggaggagcccaGCACGGCGGACCCCGAGGCAGcg GCTGtgcctgggcaggggctgcggtACCTGGAGCACGTCTGCCAGATGCTGGAGCGCCTGGCCCGGCTGCAGCAGGACAACCGGCTCCTCCGGCAGCAG CCCACTCGGGACCCCCCGGGACAAGATCCCGCAGTGTGGAGGGGTGAGCGGTTCCGCCCGCGCTCCTGCTCGGACAGCCAAGCGCCAG CGCCTGACCCTGGCCCATGCCGGAGGATGTGGGGACACTCTGCCAGTTCTCCTAGCCTGCTGGACCCCCCCGAGAGTGGGGTGGGCGCCCCTGCAGCAGACAAG GACAGGCACTCGCACTGGGGCCGGGTGAAGGTTCTGCTCACCCGCCTGACCCGCCGCTCGCTGCGGGGGGGCCGGTGCAGGTAG
- the PDLIM2 gene encoding PDZ and LIM domain protein 2 isoform X2 produces MPVTVTLAGPAPWGFRITGGRDFGKPITVSKVTEHGKAAAGDLRPGDIIIAINGESTAEMLNVEAQNKIKQSPGQLQLQVERSLMPPPSHTNGDTSPDRLATRFQDTVRMQEEIQGTLRASYSSPTSLSPPTRSSQPLEEELTGPRLHQERGSPIHQNSPPGSALPPPPRPPSPGFGAPPDPWEMCRERRRSSPCPSPCNSLGSEPAMRRLEEDSEVYKMLQENRELRAAPRQSSTFRLLQEALEDEGGAGPTTPFPSRLSPSARKPVAGVQKLHVCEKCTSTIATQAVRIQDGRYRHPSCYACADCGLNLKMRGHFWVGDELYCEKHARLRYQGGPSTPAASQHS; encoded by the exons ATGCCGGTGACAGTGACCTTGGCCGGCCCAGCCCCTTGGGGCTTCCGCATCACCGGGGGAAGAGACTTCGGGAAACCCATCACTGTGTCCAAG GTGACAGAGCAcgggaaggcagcagcaggtgacCTGCGTCCAGGGGACATCATCATCGCCATCAATGGGGAGAGCACGGCCGAGATGCTGAACGTGGAGGCACAGAACAAGATCAAGCAGagcccagggcagctccagctgcaggtggagaG GTCCCTGATGCCGCCTCCCAGCCACACCAACGGGGACACCTCTCCGGACAGGCTGGCCACGCGCTTCCAG gaCACGGTGCGAATGCAGGAGGAGATCCAGGGCACCCTGAGAGCATCCTACTCCAGCCCCACATCCCTCAGCCCCCCAACCCGCAG CTCGCAGCCCCTGGAAGAGGAGCTCACCGGTCCCAGGCTTCACCAG GAGCGAGGAAGCCCGATCCATCAGAACAGCCCCCCGGGGTCAGCCCTGCCTCCACCCCCCCGCCCACCCTCGCCGGGGTTTGGGGCCCCCCCAGACCCCTGGGAGATGTGCAGAGAGCGGCGCCGCTCATCAccctgtcccagcccctgcAACAG CCTGGGCTCAGAACCGGCCATGAGGCGCTTGGAGGAGGATTCGGAGGTTTACAAGATGCTGCAGGAGAACCGGGAGCTGCGGGCGGCCCCGCGACAGTCCAGCACCTTCCGCCTGCTGCAGGAGGCTCTGGAGGACGAGGGCGGAG CTGGCCCCACAACCCCATTCCCCAGCCGGCTCTCGCCCAGCGCCCGCAAGCCCGTGGCTGGTGTCCAGAAGCTGCACGTCTGCGAGAAATGCACCAGCACCATTGC GACGCAGGCGGTGCGGATCCAGGACGGGCGGTACCGGCACCCATCCTGCTACGCCTGTGCCGACTGCGGCCTCAACCTGAAGATGCGGGGACACTTCTGGGTGGGTGACGAGCTGTACTGCGAGAAGCATGCCCGCCTGCGCTACCAGGGGGGGCCCAGCACCCCAGCTGCGTCCCAGCACTCCTGA
- the PDLIM2 gene encoding PDZ and LIM domain protein 2 isoform X1, with amino-acid sequence MEPGASVDREPPAAMPVTVTLAGPAPWGFRITGGRDFGKPITVSKVTEHGKAAAGDLRPGDIIIAINGESTAEMLNVEAQNKIKQSPGQLQLQVERSLMPPPSHTNGDTSPDRLATRFQDTVRMQEEIQGTLRASYSSPTSLSPPTRSSQPLEEELTGPRLHQERGSPIHQNSPPGSALPPPPRPPSPGFGAPPDPWEMCRERRRSSPCPSPCNSLGSEPAMRRLEEDSEVYKMLQENRELRAAPRQSSTFRLLQEALEDEGGAGPTTPFPSRLSPSARKPVAGVQKLHVCEKCTSTIATQAVRIQDGRYRHPSCYACADCGLNLKMRGHFWVGDELYCEKHARLRYQGGPSTPAASQHS; translated from the exons ATGGAGCCTGGAGCGAGCGTGGACCGAg AGCCGCCCGCTGCCATGCCGGTGACAGTGACCTTGGCCGGCCCAGCCCCTTGGGGCTTCCGCATCACCGGGGGAAGAGACTTCGGGAAACCCATCACTGTGTCCAAG GTGACAGAGCAcgggaaggcagcagcaggtgacCTGCGTCCAGGGGACATCATCATCGCCATCAATGGGGAGAGCACGGCCGAGATGCTGAACGTGGAGGCACAGAACAAGATCAAGCAGagcccagggcagctccagctgcaggtggagaG GTCCCTGATGCCGCCTCCCAGCCACACCAACGGGGACACCTCTCCGGACAGGCTGGCCACGCGCTTCCAG gaCACGGTGCGAATGCAGGAGGAGATCCAGGGCACCCTGAGAGCATCCTACTCCAGCCCCACATCCCTCAGCCCCCCAACCCGCAG CTCGCAGCCCCTGGAAGAGGAGCTCACCGGTCCCAGGCTTCACCAG GAGCGAGGAAGCCCGATCCATCAGAACAGCCCCCCGGGGTCAGCCCTGCCTCCACCCCCCCGCCCACCCTCGCCGGGGTTTGGGGCCCCCCCAGACCCCTGGGAGATGTGCAGAGAGCGGCGCCGCTCATCAccctgtcccagcccctgcAACAG CCTGGGCTCAGAACCGGCCATGAGGCGCTTGGAGGAGGATTCGGAGGTTTACAAGATGCTGCAGGAGAACCGGGAGCTGCGGGCGGCCCCGCGACAGTCCAGCACCTTCCGCCTGCTGCAGGAGGCTCTGGAGGACGAGGGCGGAG CTGGCCCCACAACCCCATTCCCCAGCCGGCTCTCGCCCAGCGCCCGCAAGCCCGTGGCTGGTGTCCAGAAGCTGCACGTCTGCGAGAAATGCACCAGCACCATTGC GACGCAGGCGGTGCGGATCCAGGACGGGCGGTACCGGCACCCATCCTGCTACGCCTGTGCCGACTGCGGCCTCAACCTGAAGATGCGGGGACACTTCTGGGTGGGTGACGAGCTGTACTGCGAGAAGCATGCCCGCCTGCGCTACCAGGGGGGGCCCAGCACCCCAGCTGCGTCCCAGCACTCCTGA